The Pseudomonas fluorescens nucleotide sequence GGCATGGAAGGGCGCCAGAATGCGTTCGCGACGCGCGGCATAGACCTCGTGCACGCGTCGGACAAATTAACTAATTCTTATAGTGATGCCCTGACCACCAATGGACAATCAACTGGCTGAGCTCCCGATACCTCAAGGGTCTCGATCAGGTGCCGGGCAGCCTTACGACCGATCTCGTAGTATGGCAGTTGCACCGTGGTCAGCGGCGGAATGAACAACTCAGCGATACCGATCATGTTGTCGTAGCCGAGCACAGCGACATCGTCGGGAATCTTCAGGCCACGGCCCAACAATAGCTGATAGGCACAAAAGGCAATACGGTCGTTGCCACAGATCAGAATGTCGAATTGGGGGCGACCATCAATGATGTGCCGGTCGAGGATGGCTGCGGTTTCACCATAGGCGTCATGATCGGAAAGGTCGTATTGCAGGAGCGCGTCAGGAGCCAGTCCGAATGCCTGGCAGGCACGCTCCATGCCTTTTTGTCGCAGACCCCAGGCTAGACTCTGTTTTGGCAAATTGATACACAGAGGGCGCTTATAGCCGTGGTTCAACGCGTGATGTACGGCTCGATACTGCCCCTTTTCGTCGTCTGGCACATAACTGACCAGCTGACTATCATCAGCCAGGCAATTGGCGAGTACCAGGGGTTTGCTCTTCAATCGCTCGGGAATGCACACCTGGCGCAACCCCATGGCGCTGAAGATCAACCCGTCGGGACGGTGCGATAGCATCAGGTCGATATTCTGGTCAGTGGGCGGGTTGCTTAGCAGGTTGAGAATAAAGACATTCCAGCCGGCTTTCTGCGCGGTCTGTTCAATGGACAACAGCAGCTCGACGGCGAACGGTGTGGTCGCAGTGTCCAGCGCGAATACACCGATGGTTCGTGTCTGGAGGTTGTCGCCGCGAATCTTGCGCGCCGACAGGCTCGGTACGAATTGCAGTTCATCAATGGCGCGACGTACCCGCTGATAGGTTTCGGGGCTCAATTTTTCCGGATTGTTGAGCGCTCTAGAAACCGTCATCAGGGACACGCCGGCCAGCTGTGCAACGTCTTTTACTGAAGTCATGCGAGGTGAAACCGGTCAGGTTGACGCAGGATCATGACACATGGCCCGCGTTTTTCACGACTAGAATGACGCTGCTCATAGCCATCCCGAGGCGAGAGGCCATGCCCTGGGAATCGAGACACGCCCGCCAGACCCGCTTGCAAGAAGCTTCACCCCCTGACTATCGGGCTGTGGGTAGATTCGACTGCTGAGGCTGAAGCGCCCGTTTTCGTCGAACACCTCAATGGACGAGCGATCGAGGAACACACGCAGTGCCAGTAACTTTTGTTGCGGGTCTATCGACACGCTGCGATGACCGGTGACTTGCGCACCCGATCGGCTGCGATCCAGCACCAAACGCTGCAGCGCCGCATCGTAGTAGAGCAGGGTTTGTTCATCGCCATCGTCGCTGCAGCGCAAGGCGATTCCCAAGTGGCCGTCGGTACAGCCGAGCAAATCCAAGTGCACATGGATTTCGAGCGTATCGCCGTTCACGTGCGGCACCCACCGGGTTCCCGACGTCTCCCACCACGGCGTACTCGGCAATGGCGTCTTGCGCAGAGCGGTGAGCTCCCGTGCCGGATACACACAAAGGCGATCTGCGCACAATTCAAGTTCGCGTGGCAATCCGAGCATGCCGCACCAGTGATGGGGCTGGCTTGGCATAGGGCTTTCCCACATGTCGAGCCACCCCCACACAAGGCGCCGACCATCGGCGGTCAATAGCGTTTGCGCCGCATAGAAATCGTGGCCGTTATCAAGCTCGATAAAAGGCCCGCCAGTGAAGTGCCATTCGTTGTCGAGTCGACCCACTCGGTAACCAGTCTGGTACTTGTTGAGCCGTTCGTAACCTTGGGGTGTCATGCCTTGAGGGGAGTACAGCAGCACATCGGATCCGTTCAGTCGGAACAGATCCGGGCACTCCCACATATAGCCATCGCCCTCCGTGCCACCAGACACATAATTAAGGAACTCCCAGACGTGCAGATCCGTGGAACGGTACAGCGGGAGCAGCGGCCTATCGCCCAGACGTGCGCCGGCAATGAGGTACCAATAGTCATCCTCTTTCCATACCTTGGGGTCACGAAAGTGCATTATCGTGTCGTGCGGCGCGGTCTCGATGACTGCGCCCTGCTTGACGAACCGGATGCCGTCGATACTGGTGGCCAGGCACTGGACTTGACGGATCGAGCGTTCGTCACCCACTTCCCCCAGCCAGGTGTGCCCGGTGTAGATCAGTGCCAGGGTATCTCCACACACCACCGCGCTACCGGAAAAACAACCATCGCGGTCGAAGTCATCGCCGGGTGCCAGCGCAATGGGCAGATGTTGCCAATGGACGAGATCGGCACTCTTGGCATGCCCCCAATACATCGGGCCCCATTTCGCTTCGAAGGGGTAGTGTTGATAGAAAACATGATATTCGCCACGAAAGTACACCACCCCGTTAGGGTCGTTCATCCAGCCCGCCGGGGGGGCGATATGATAACCGGGTCGATAATCCTGGATGACGCGAGACAGGCCGTCACTCAGTGCTCGCTGCGCAAGGTCAAGGGAAGAAGACATTGGATCGCTCACATTGTTCGAGGACAAGGTCATAGGGCGTGAGCTCGGACGGAGCGCAGAGAGATATCATTCGGCAGGTTTTCAATGGCTTGTGGGTGGCGCTCCAAGGCTGTGCCGTCGGCGTCGAACAGGTGCAGATTGTCGATGTCCAGCTGCAGTTCGACCCGATCGCCCGCCTGCCATCCGGCGTTGACCTCACAACGACAGATCAGTGGCTCGTCCTGACCCGCTTCGAGGTGCACATACGTTTCGCTGCCCAGGTATTCGACCCCGGTCACGACGATGCCGACGGCTCCCTCAGCCGCTTTGAGCGAAATGTGCTCCGGGCGAACCCCCATGCTCAGCAGCGTGCCTGCCGCCAGGTTCGAGCTGTCGAAGGGCAGGGAACTTATACCCAAAAAGGGGGTATCGACCTGGCTGCTTTCGCCGCAGGCATGCAGACGCACCGCCAGGAAGTTCATTTTGGGCGAACCGAGAAAACCGGCGACAAAGCGGCTTGCTGGGCGCTCATAGAGCTCGCGCGGTGAGCCGACCTGCTCTACTTGACCGCCATTGAGCACAACAATTTTGTCGGCCAGGGTCATCGCTTCCACTTGATCGTGGGTGACGTAGATCATCGTCGAGCCCAGTCGATCATGCAGCCGGGCGATCTCGTTGCGCATCTGCACCCGCAAGGATGCATCCAGATTGGAGAGGGGTTCATCGAACAACAAAATGTCCGGCTCCCGTGCCATGGCTCTGCCCATGGCTACACGCTGACGCTGTCCTCCAGACAGTTCCTTTGGTTTGCGTTGCAGCAATTTGTCCAATTGAAGGATCTGCGCTGTTTTCAGCACGCGTTCGCGCAGGGTGCTTTTTTCGGTCTTGGCCAGTTTGAGGCCAAAGCTGATGTTGTCGTAGACGCTCATGTGCGGATACAGCGCATAAGACTGAAACACCATGCCGACGCCACGCTCACGCGGTTCCAGGTCGTTGACCCGTTGCCCGTCGATCAGCAGGTCGCCGCCACAGGTCGAATCCAGTCCGGCGATCAGTCGCAGCAGGGTCGACTTTCCGCAGCCCGAAGGGCCAACGAACACTACGAATTCGCCCGCAGCGATCTCCAGGTTGACGTCGCGAAGTATCTGCATGCCGCCCAGTTGTTTGTTCACGTTGTCTAGTTTCAATTTGATCACGATGCTGTTCCTTGTACTTGTTGGGCATCAACCCTTTAACGCGCCGGCAGTGAGACCGGATACGATTCGGCGCTGGAAGATCAGCACCAGAATCACCAGAGGGACGGTGACCAGCACCGATGCGGTCATCAACAGCCCCCACGGCAGCTCATGGGGGCTACCGCCGGAAATCAAGGCGATGGCGACCGGCACCGTGCGTTGCGTGTCGGTGAGGGTGAAGGTCAAGGCAAACAGGAACTCGTTCCACGCTGCAATAAACGCCAACAAACCAGTGGTGATCAGTGCAGGCCCTAGCAGCGGCAACAGCACCCGGGTAAGCGTTACCCAGGGCGAAGCGCCATCCATGATTGCCGCTTCTTCCAGTTCATGCGGCAGTTGGCCCATGAATGTGGTCAGTACCCAGACGGTGAACGGCAGGGTGAAAATCGTGTAGCTCAGGATCAATGCCCACGATGTGTTGTACAGGCCCAGGGCGCGGATCACTTCGAACAGCCCCGACAGTACGGCAACATGGGGAAACATCGACACGCCGAGAACCATCATCAATACCGTGCCACGCCCACGGAATTTCACCCTTCCCAAGGCATAGGCGGCGGTCACACTGAGGAACAGCGCCAGGGTCACCACGCAAAGCGCAACCACCAGCGAGTTACCGATCGCTCGCAGGAATGAGGCTTGGTGGAGTACCGCCGCGTAATTGGAGAAGTCGGGGCTTTCGATCCAGTAGCTCACCTTGAACAAGGCACCAGACGGCTTTAGCGAAGTCACGATGGCGTAGTAGAAAGGGAAGACCGCATACAGCAGCAAAACCCCGATCAGACACCAGAACCCGAGACGTAACAGCGTTTTTTTGAGTAGGCGCAGGCTCATGACCGAACCTCCATTTGACGGCGTCCGAGGTAGAGATAAAGCATGGCGATTACCGCAACGACCAGAAACAGCAGAGTCGAGGCCGCGCTGCCATAGCCAACATCCTGGAACTCCACCAGGTGTTGCCGGGCATAGACCGACATGCTCATAGTGCTCGAAGAATTCGAGGTCAGCACATAGATGACGTCGAATACCCGCAAGGAATCGAGGATGCGGAAGATCGCCGCCACCAACAAGGCAGGCATCAACAGTGGAAGCGTGACGCGCCAGAACACTTTCAGCGGATGAATGCCGTCGACCCTAGCGGCTTCGTAACAATCGCTTGGCAGCATCTGCAAGGCAGCCAGCATCAGTAGCGTGACAAAAGGTACGGTCTTCCAGACGTCGACGATGATGACCGCCCACATCGACAGATCCGCGTCTGCCGTCCAGGCCAGAGGCGCGTCAATCAGGCCGACGCTCAGCATCATGTGATTGATGATGCCGAACTGGTCGTTGAGCATCCATGACCAGATCTTCGCCGAGACAATCGTAGGAATCGCCCAGGGAATCAGAATCAGCGCACGCACCAAGGAACGGCCGGTGAACTTGATGTTCAACAGCAACGCCACCAGTAACCCCAGGACGACTTCCAGTCCCACCGACACCACGGTGAAATGCAACGTGTTGCGTACAGCGTTCCACCATTGAGGATCGACCAGGACACCCGACCAGTTGGAACCGTTGTAGAACAGATAATTGCTCAAGCCTACGAAGGATCCATCACTGGTATCCGCCAGGTTGGCGTCAGTCAGACTGAACCAGAATGTGCGCAGTAGCGGCCAGGCCGCCACCAGAGCCAGACACAGCAACATCGGTGTCAGAAACAGCCAGGCGGCGCGTACTTGGCGGCGCTGTACAGGCGTTTCCCGAGTGAGCAGGACCTGCTCACGGGGGGCATGGGTAGTAGAGACAGGCATGGCGATTTCCTTCCTTGTGGCTTACCAGCTCCGACGTTTGATGCGAGTGAGCTCACTTTCCAGTTCGCTCAGCGCCTGATCGACAGGCTGCTCGCCCGCCAGCACGCCATGCACTCGATCGAAGAACGCATTGGAGACCCGTGGATAGCGATCGGCGGTTATTGAGGCGGGGCGCATCACCCCATCCTTGAGAATGCTATGCAACTGACTGTAATAAGGCATTGCCGCGAGCAGGTCGGGATCTTGATACAGCGACTCGATAACCGGGTTATAGGCGCCGACCAGAGCACGATGTTTCTGCTGCTGGGCACTGCTCAAGTAGCTCACTAACTCTGCGGCAAGTTTTGGATGGGCGCTGTAACGCGATACTGCCAGGCCCCACCCACCGAGGGTGGAGGCATGGGTTCCGGCTATGCCGCCACGGGGCAGGGGGGCGACCCCGACCTTGTCTTTTACGGCACTGTCCGGGCTTTGTACCAAGGCCCAGGCATAAGGCCAGTTACGCATGAATAACGCATTTCCCGATTGGAATACGCCACGTCCTTCTTCCTCGGTGTAGTTGAGTACGCCTCGCGGTGAGATGTCTCCCACCCAGCTTTTCGCCAGAGTCAAAGCCGCTCTTGAGGCCTGAGTGTTGACCACGATGTCACCGCGTGGGTTGACCAGTCCGCCTTCCGGCTGGCTGCTGATCCACTCCAGCGCGTTACACGTCAGGCCCTCGTAGGCGCGTCCCTGAAAGATGTAGCCCCAGGCATTGGCGTTCCCAGCAGTGCGCTCGGCCTGTTGAATATTTCTGGCGGTAGCGGTCATTTCCTCCCAGGTCTGGGGAACCTGCTGGTTGTACTTCTCGAGCAAGTCCTTGCGGTAATACAGCAGGCCCGAGTCGGTGAACCATGGCATCGTCACCAGCCGCCCGTTCACCGTGGCGTTATCCACCTGTGCCTGGAAGTAGCCCTGGGTAGCGTTGGCAGGAAGCACCTCGCGCAGATCCATCAGGTGTTTGGCCAGCATCCCCGGCCACACCATATCGATTTGGATGATGTCGATATCGGTGGACTGCGCACTGAGGATCTGTTGGTAGAACGACAGCCTCTCGGTCGCCGAGTTAGGCGTGGAAACCACCTCGACGTTATTGCCGGTCTGTTTCGACCATGCCTGGACAGCCTCGTTGCAGAGTGCTAACTCCGCACCCACCGCACCGCACGAAATTGTCAAATCTGCTGCGATCGAGGCGGATGGCAGTCCGGCGCAGAGGGTAATGAGTGCTGCTGGAAGCAGAGATTTCAGCTGTTTCATTGAGTACCCTTTATTTTTGTTTTTAGAAAAGTTAACGTTAACACTGCCAAATGTAGCAGCGTATTTGCGATGAGGCATCCTTTTTTTCGTCAATATCGACAATTCGAGACGTACGAAGAAAGGGCTGGCCGCAGGAGCAAACAATAAAAACAAGATTAGGAAACCCACATGCGCAAAGCATCAAGCTGGCTATTTGCAGGTGTGCTCGGCACATCGGCTGCGACCTCTGAGGCCGCGACTCTGGAAGAACGCATGGCCGCGTTTGAAGCTCGTACCAGTGCAGCGGAAAAGCGTGCAGCCGCAGCCGAACAGCAGACCCAAGCACTCGCCAGGGAACTGCAGCAGCTCAAACTTGCAACTCCCACCTTGCCGCCTGCGTCGACTTCGACTTCGACAGCGATTGCGGCGCCCACTTTGGATGCCCGGCTGGCAACATTGGAAGCCCGTCAGCAAAGCATGGAGAAGCAGGGCAGCAGCGGACATCTTACTGACGGCTTCAGCTTCAAGGGCTACGCCCGTTCCGGGCTGCTGATCAACGATGGACTTGGCGGTGGTCGTGGTGGCCCTTATACAACCCCTGCCGGTTCGGTCGGCGGGGCCGTCGGGCGACTCGGTAACGAAGACGACACCTACATGCGCATAGACCTCTCGAAAGAAGCCTATGCGCAAAACGGCACCCGTTCCAAATTCACGGTTTCCATCGCCGATGGAGTGGAAAGCTCCAACGACTGGACGGCCGATGAAAGTAACCTGAACGTGCGTCAGGTATTTGCAGAGCTCGACCATCTCGCTGCATTCAAGGGTAATTCAGTGTTTGAGAACGCCACCCTGTGGGCAGGCAAGCGATTCGACAGGGATAACTTCGACATCCACTGGCTGGACTCGGACGTCGTCTATCTGGCGGGCACCGGGGGGGGAATCTACGATATGCAGATGAACAACAATTGGCGCTCGAATTATTCCTTGATCGGGCGTAACTACGGGGATTTCAGTGAAGGCGGTATCAACGCCGATGTGGAAAGCTACATCCTGACCTCTAACCAGTTCTTTGATAATGGTCAGTGGCAGTGGATGTTCAATGCCATGGGCTCAAAGAAAAACGACATTGGCACCCGCAGCAATGAAGCGGGCCTGACGCCTGCGGATTCAGGCTTGCACAGCATGCTGGCCAATCACCAGAAAAACTTTCTCGGCAGGGAAGGCTTCTTCAAAACGGCACTGCTCTATGGGCAAGGTCTGGGGGCAGAGGTCAAGAATATCGGCTCGGATGGCGAACTGATCGACGATGCCCGCGCCTTGCGTCTGGCGCTTTACGGTGAGACACCCATTGCACCTGGCTGGCGCATCGGTCCCAGCGTGCTGGCCGAACAAAGCAAGGACAGGTACGTCAAGGGTGACGACTACCGTTGGATGACCCTGAACGTGCGCTTGGCCAATGAAATCAACAGCAATTTCGAGATGGCCTACGAAATAAGCTGGCAAACCATGGACCTCGATCCCAAGGGCTATAGGCAACGTAATGCGGTCGACGGTAACTTCTGGAAATTCACGGTTGCCCCGACATTCAAACCTGACGTTGGAGACCTTCTCACACGTCCCGAATTGCGAGTCTTCGCAAGTCTCATGAACTGGTCTTCGGATCTGGACAGATACAGCGCCACAGACAACTTCGGCAAGACGGACTTCAACGCCGGAGGTGTATGGCAATACGGTATTCAGATGGAAACCTGGTTTTAATATTTGAACGCGTCGGCCACCACGCCTTCACGCATCGAACCGGGCTCTTCACCCTGTGTATTGAGTCATTGTTTACCGGTCAAAGCTGATCAGCCTGCAGTTATCCCTACGATAAAGAACTGAGGAAATGACGATGGTATTGCCTCGCGCAGTCGTATTTGGCGAAGCCCTGACGGACCTTGTCCAAGGCCCCCCTGGACAGTGGAAGGGCTACCCAGGTGGTGCTCCTTGGAACGTTGCACGAGCACTAAGTCGCTTGGGGGTTAGCAGCGCGTTTGCTGGGGCAGTGAGCAAAGACTCACTGGGCGACGAGATAGTCTCGCAGTCGAAAGCTGCAGGGCTAGATATGAATTTCATCCAACGGGTAGATCGAGATCCTTTGGTCGCGATTGTTCTATCGAGCCGTCCTCCACGTTACTTTTTTGCAGGGGATGCCGATCTTTTTTTTGATCCAGATCAGATGCCCGAAGGATGGATCAACCAAGCAGAGCTGTGTCACTTCAGTTGCATCAGTTTGGCTCGACAACCACTCGCAGACAGGCTGGTTCAAATTGCTCAGGAGGCCAAGGGAGCCGGTAAACGGATTAGCTATGATCCCAATTGGCGCACGTTAATGGATCGCCATTATCGGGAGCAGACCTTCACTACGATGACCACCCTTGCTGACATGATCAAGCTTTCCGACGAAGACCTCCGGCACATTTATCCAGGGCTGACCGAATACCAGGCAATGGATGAGCTGCGTGCCCTGAATTCTCAGGCACACATCCTTTTTACCCGAGGGGAACACGGGATGATTCTCCTCACCCCGGACAGCCAGCTCGAACAGCCAGCTATTGCCGTGGAAGTGGAAGACACGGTGGGAGCAGGAGACGCTTGTATGGCCGGTTGGCTGGCTGCGCAGATGCTGGGGATCGCAGACTTGAACGAGCGCCTGCGATTTTCGGCGGCTTGCGCGTCCATATCGTGCCGTCATGCCGGAGCCCATGCTCCGGCACTGGCTGATGTAGAAGGTTTACTGAAGTTGCTAATGCATATCTGACCCTGGTTGCCGACGCTGCAAGCGGGCGGCCAGATTCAATAGCAGAGTCAGTACCGTTCCATTGCTCTGGATCGCGTTCACGTAGTACACGAGGCGCTCAATGTAGCCCACGGTCGGTACCCATTCCGCGCAGCTGCTGGTAAAGCTGCTCGGCCAAGCCCTTGCGGCCTTGCAGGCTGATATGGCGTTCCATGACGGGGGGGCATCCGCAGGCGTTGGTCTGCCGCTCAGGTTACCTGATTCGGCGCCGTTGATCCCCTGGCGCAACGCCTTTGTCCGCCGCGCGCCACACTCAATAGGTCGAGGTTCGCCGGTACCGCGGCGAACCGCTTGCGTGCACAGGAGAACTACCATGAGCCTGGGTTATCTGCTGGGTCTGAGCCTGTTGCTGGCGGCGACGGCCCAGGCCGCCACACCGGCCCCGGTCTACCACTACGGCATGCCCCTGGATGTGGCCCGGGTGCTGCAGTTGAGCGAACCGGCAAGCGATACCTGCGATGTGGTGCTGGCCAGCATGGTCTACGTCGACTCCGCTGGCCAGCAACACAACCTGCAGTACCTGAAACTGGCCCAGGTCTGCACTGACCGCGGTTAGTCCCAGGCTGGTGCCAGGCTCTCGGGGCTGGTCAGGCGCAGGCCGCTGTCGAGGGCGGCGATCTTGCCCATGTCGTCATCGCTGAGCTTGAGTTCGCGGGCCTTGAGGTTACCGGCCAGGTTCTCGCGCCGGGTCGAGGACGGGATCACCGCATAGCCCAGCTGCATGGCCCAGGCCAGGGTCACCTGCGCCGGGGTGGCGTTGTGCTGCGCGGCAATCTGCTGGATCACCGGGTCTTGCAGGACCTTGCCGTAGCCCAGGGTCATGTACGAGGTCACGGCAATGCCCTGGCTGTGCATGAAGTCCACCAGCTTGCGGTTCTGCAGGTACGGGTGCAGCTCGATCTGGTTGGTGGCGATGGCGTCTTTGCCGACGACATCGATGGCCTGGCGCAGCAGCTCGATGGTGAAGTTGGACACGCCGATCTGCCGGGTCAGGCCCTGTTGTTGCGCCTCGGCCAGGGCGCCCATGAACTCGCTGACGGCGACCGCGCCCTTGGGCGACGGCCAGTGGATCAGGGTCAGGTCCAGGTAGTCGCTGCGCAACTTGCTCAGGCTGTCCTTGAGGCTGGGGATCAGCTTGTCGGCGGCCAGGTTGTCGGTCCAGATCTTGCTGGTGATGAACAGCTCGCCACGCGGGATGCCACTGGTGGCCACGGCCTGGCCGACTTCGGCTTCGTTGCCGTAGATCTGCGCGGTGTCGATGGCGCGGTAACCGAGTTGCAGGGCGGTGGCCACCGAATCGATCACCACCTGATCCTTGAGGCGGAAGGTGCCAAGGCCGAGGGCGGGAATAGTCATGAGCGGGTTCCTCCAGTGCGGACGTTGATAAACAAGACGTGCAGTATTGCGACTGTGCGCGCGCAGAAAAATGCCCGTTGCGGCACAAGCTTTTTGCTTGCAGCGCACGAATGTCCCGGCAGTGGTAGCCTTGCAGGGTCAGTCGCAACGGATTCGCCCATGGCCCAGCACAAGCTCAGCATTCGTCAACGCAACGTTGACAACATCCTTCTGGCGGCGGAAAAGGTCTTCGCTGAAAAAGGCTTCGCCGGCACGGCCATGGCCGACATTGCCGAGGCTGCGCAACTGCCGCGCAGCAACGTGCACTATTACTTCAGCACCAAGGCCGAGCTGTACCAGGCGGTGTTGTTCGGCCTGCTCGATGTGTGGAAGCAGGATGCCTTGTGCTTTGAGCTGTATGACGATCCGCGCATCGTCTTGAGCAGTTATATCCGCGCCAAGATGAACCATTCGCGGACCCGGCCCCATGGCTCCAAGGTCTGGGCCAACGAGATCATCCATGGTGCGCCGAACCTCGGTGCGGCGCTGGACGATCCGCTGTACGACTGGGCCAAGATGAAAGAGGCGAAGATCCGCCAGTGGATCGACGATGGGCGAATCCTGCCGGTGGAACCGTCGGGCCTGCTCTACATGATCTGGGCCTCCACCCAGCACTACGCCGACTTCAGCCACCAGGTGGGCCTGCTCAACGATCACCAGCCGCTGTCGGAGCTGCAGTTCGAGCGGGCGGTGCAGACGGTAACCAGTGTGATTTTACGCGGAATTGGTCTGGAGCCCTGAAAGCATCGCGGGCTCGGCGCAGTCAGGCTATGTCACTGGCCTCGAACTGCGCCGCGAGAAAGTCCAGCAAGCTGCGCACCGACGGCAGCAACCCGCGCCGCGAAGCGAACACCGCGTGCACCACGCCGCACTCTGGCGCCCAGTTCGGCGTGGCTTGCACCAACCGTCCGGCATTGAGCTCTTCGCGAATTACCACCAGCGGCAGATGTACCGCCCCCACGCCCGCCACCGCCGCCTGGCGCAAAACAATCAGGTCATCGGTGACCAGCCGCGGGTTGTGGCGCAGGCTGGCGCGGGCGCCGTCGGGGCCGAGCAGGTGCCAGTGGTAATCGCGCTGCGGGTAACCCCAGTGCAGGCTGGGCAGGGTGCTCAGGTCCGCCGGCACCGGACGCTGTGGCAAGCGCTCCAGCAGGGACGGTGCCGCCACCAGGTACTGGGTGCTGCGCGCCAGTACCTTCATCACCAGGTCGCTGCTTTCCAGCGGCGGCACCCGTACGCGCAGGGCGATGTCGATGCCTTCCTGGATCAGGTCGACCTGGCGGTTGGTGCTTTCGATATGCAGTTGCACCAGCGGGCACTGGACCATGAAGCGGGTCAGCATCGCCCCCACCCAGAAATCCAGCAGCGCCGTCGGGCAACTCAAACGCACGATGCCTTGGGGTTCGGCGCGGTTGCGCTCGATCAGTTCGGCGGCGCCTTCGGCCTCCACCAGCATGGCCACGCAATGGCGGTAATAGGCCTGGCCAATTTCGGTCACCGAGAAGTGCCGGGTCGAGCGCTGGATCAGGCGCACCCCCAGACGCTCCTCGAGCCCGGCGATGCGCCGGCTGAGCTTGGATTTAGGCATGTCCAGGGCGCGGCCGGCCGGGGCAAAGCCGCCGTGATCGACTACCTGGGCGAAGTAGTAAAGGTCGTTGAGGTCTTCCACCAGTGTTCTCCAAATGGAACGCTGAAGGCAGTTTAACCGATCTACCGCCGATGTCGTTGCGCTCGTAAGGTATATCCATACACGAGAGGAGGCATCTCATGAAAAAGATCCAAGGCGTCTACAGCAGCCCAAACCCACACTGGGTGGGTGATGGCTTCCCGGTCCGTAGCCTGTTTACCTACGACAACCTGGCCCAGCACATCAGCCCGTTTCTGCTGCTGGACTATGCCGGCCCCCACGACTTCGCCCCGACCACGGCGCGTCGCGGGGTTGGCCAGCACCCTCATCGCGGTTTCGAAACCGTGACCATTGTCTACCAGGGCGAACTGGAACACCGCGACTCCACGGGCGCTGGCGGCCTGATCGGCCCGGGCGATGTGCAGTGGATGACCGCGGCCGGCGGGATTCTCCATGAAGAGTTCCACTCGCCAGCGTTCGCTGCCAAGGGCGGCACCCTGGAAATGGTCCAGCTGTGGGTCAACCTGCCGGCCAAAGACAAATCGGCGCCGGCCGGTTACCAGACCCTGCTCAGCACCGACATCCCGGTGGTGCCGTTGGGCAACGGTGCCGGCAGCCTGCGGGTAATTGCCGGCGCGTTCCGCGGCCACCAGGGCCCGGCGCAGACCTTTTCGCCCATGGATGTCTGGGACCTGCAGCTCAAGGCCGGCGCGCCGGTGCGCCTGCCCAGCGCTGCCGGGCGCAGCACC carries:
- a CDS encoding ABC transporter substrate-binding protein, translating into MKQLKSLLPAALITLCAGLPSASIAADLTISCGAVGAELALCNEAVQAWSKQTGNNVEVVSTPNSATERLSFYQQILSAQSTDIDIIQIDMVWPGMLAKHLMDLREVLPANATQGYFQAQVDNATVNGRLVTMPWFTDSGLLYYRKDLLEKYNQQVPQTWEEMTATARNIQQAERTAGNANAWGYIFQGRAYEGLTCNALEWISSQPEGGLVNPRGDIVVNTQASRAALTLAKSWVGDISPRGVLNYTEEEGRGVFQSGNALFMRNWPYAWALVQSPDSAVKDKVGVAPLPRGGIAGTHASTLGGWGLAVSRYSAHPKLAAELVSYLSSAQQQKHRALVGAYNPVIESLYQDPDLLAAMPYYSQLHSILKDGVMRPASITADRYPRVSNAFFDRVHGVLAGEQPVDQALSELESELTRIKRRSW
- a CDS encoding carbohydrate ABC transporter permease, giving the protein MPVSTTHAPREQVLLTRETPVQRRQVRAAWLFLTPMLLCLALVAAWPLLRTFWFSLTDANLADTSDGSFVGLSNYLFYNGSNWSGVLVDPQWWNAVRNTLHFTVVSVGLEVVLGLLVALLLNIKFTGRSLVRALILIPWAIPTIVSAKIWSWMLNDQFGIINHMMLSVGLIDAPLAWTADADLSMWAVIIVDVWKTVPFVTLLMLAALQMLPSDCYEAARVDGIHPLKVFWRVTLPLLMPALLVAAIFRILDSLRVFDVIYVLTSNSSSTMSMSVYARQHLVEFQDVGYGSAASTLLFLVVAVIAMLYLYLGRRQMEVRS
- a CDS encoding carbohydrate ABC transporter permease; translation: MSLRLLKKTLLRLGFWCLIGVLLLYAVFPFYYAIVTSLKPSGALFKVSYWIESPDFSNYAAVLHQASFLRAIGNSLVVALCVVTLALFLSVTAAYALGRVKFRGRGTVLMMVLGVSMFPHVAVLSGLFEVIRALGLYNTSWALILSYTIFTLPFTVWVLTTFMGQLPHELEEAAIMDGASPWVTLTRVLLPLLGPALITTGLLAFIAAWNEFLFALTFTLTDTQRTVPVAIALISGGSPHELPWGLLMTASVLVTVPLVILVLIFQRRIVSGLTAGALKG
- a CDS encoding ABC transporter ATP-binding protein; its protein translation is MIKLKLDNVNKQLGGMQILRDVNLEIAAGEFVVFVGPSGCGKSTLLRLIAGLDSTCGGDLLIDGQRVNDLEPRERGVGMVFQSYALYPHMSVYDNISFGLKLAKTEKSTLRERVLKTAQILQLDKLLQRKPKELSGGQRQRVAMGRAMAREPDILLFDEPLSNLDASLRVQMRNEIARLHDRLGSTMIYVTHDQVEAMTLADKIVVLNGGQVEQVGSPRELYERPASRFVAGFLGSPKMNFLAVRLHACGESSQVDTPFLGISSLPFDSSNLAAGTLLSMGVRPEHISLKAAEGAVGIVVTGVEYLGSETYVHLEAGQDEPLICRCEVNAGWQAGDRVELQLDIDNLHLFDADGTALERHPQAIENLPNDISLRSVRAHAL
- a CDS encoding LacI family DNA-binding transcriptional regulator; its protein translation is MTSVKDVAQLAGVSLMTVSRALNNPEKLSPETYQRVRRAIDELQFVPSLSARKIRGDNLQTRTIGVFALDTATTPFAVELLLSIEQTAQKAGWNVFILNLLSNPPTDQNIDLMLSHRPDGLIFSAMGLRQVCIPERLKSKPLVLANCLADDSQLVSYVPDDEKGQYRAVHHALNHGYKRPLCINLPKQSLAWGLRQKGMERACQAFGLAPDALLQYDLSDHDAYGETAAILDRHIIDGRPQFDILICGNDRIAFCAYQLLLGRGLKIPDDVAVLGYDNMIGIAELFIPPLTTVQLPYYEIGRKAARHLIETLEVSGAQPVDCPLVVRASL
- a CDS encoding glycoside hydrolase family 32 protein is translated as MSSSLDLAQRALSDGLSRVIQDYRPGYHIAPPAGWMNDPNGVVYFRGEYHVFYQHYPFEAKWGPMYWGHAKSADLVHWQHLPIALAPGDDFDRDGCFSGSAVVCGDTLALIYTGHTWLGEVGDERSIRQVQCLATSIDGIRFVKQGAVIETAPHDTIMHFRDPKVWKEDDYWYLIAGARLGDRPLLPLYRSTDLHVWEFLNYVSGGTEGDGYMWECPDLFRLNGSDVLLYSPQGMTPQGYERLNKYQTGYRVGRLDNEWHFTGGPFIELDNGHDFYAAQTLLTADGRRLVWGWLDMWESPMPSQPHHWCGMLGLPRELELCADRLCVYPARELTALRKTPLPSTPWWETSGTRWVPHVNGDTLEIHVHLDLLGCTDGHLGIALRCSDDGDEQTLLYYDAALQRLVLDRSRSGAQVTGHRSVSIDPQQKLLALRVFLDRSSIEVFDENGRFSLSSRIYPQPDSQGVKLLASGSGGRVSIPRAWPLASGWL